The genomic window CTTTCTCGATGCGGTCGCGGGTGGGGAACTCGGCGGGGTTTTGCGTCTCGAAAATCTCGCCGTTGGTGAGCGTGACGCGGTAGACGACGGCGGGCGCGGTGGCGATCAGGTCGAGGTCGTACTCGCGCTCCAGCCGCTCCTGAATGATTTCGGCGTGCAGCAGCCCCAGAAAGCCGCAGCGGAAGCCGAAGCCCAGCGCCTCGGAGGTTTCCGGCTCAAAGGAAAAGGCCGCGTCGTTGAGCTTGAGCTTTTCGAGCGCGTCGCGCAGTTTGCGGTAGTCCTCGGTGTCGGTGGGGTACAGGCCCGAGAACACCACCGGCTGCGCGGGTTTGAAACCGGGGAACGGCTCGGCGGTCTGGCGGTCGCTGCCGGTCAGGGTGTCGCCGACCTGCGCGTCCTGAATGTCCTTGATGCCGGCGGCGACCCAGCCCACCATGCCCGCCGAGAGTTCCTGGCCCACGACGAGGCCGGGGCTGAAGGTGCCGACCTTGTCCACCTCGAAATTCTTGCCCGCGTTCATCAGCCGCACGCCGTCCTTGGCCTTCATGGTGCCTTCGAGCACGCGCACGAACAGAATCACGCCCTGGTAGGCATCGAAAAAAGAGTCGAAAATCAGCGCCTTGAGCGGGGCGCCGGGGTCGCCGGCGGGCGGTGGAATGCGTTCGACCACCGCTTCCAGAATCTCGGGAATGCCGATGCCGGTTTTGCCCGACGCCCGCACCGCGTCCTCCGCCGGAATGCCGATGACTTCTTCGAGTTCACGCGCCGCGCCTTCGGGGTCGGCGGCGGGCAGGTCGATTTTGTTGATGACCGGCACGATTTCGAGGTTGTTGTCGATGGCGAGGTAAGCGTTGACGATGGTCTGCGCTTCCACCCCCTGCGAGGCGTCCACGAGCAGCAGCACGCCCTCGCAGGCGGCGAGCGAGCGGCTCACCTCGTAGTTGAAATCCACGTGGCCCGGCGTGTCGATGAGGTTGAAGACGTACCCCTCGCCGTTTTCTCGCGTGTACTCTAGGCGAATGGGCGTGGACTTGATGGTGATGCCGCGCTCGCGCTCCAGCTCCAGCGTGTCGAGGGTCTGGTCGCGCTTATCACGCTCGCCCATCGCGCCGAGTTGCTCAAGGATGCGGTCAGCGAGCGTGGACTTGCCATGGTCGACGTGGGCAATGATGGAAAAATTGCGAATCTGGCTGGTGGGGGTGGGGTCGGTGGGGCCTGCGGTCACGCTCCGCAGTGTAGAGCAGTTGTCTGAGCAGCGGTGTGGACGCAGTCATCGCTCTCTACCCGGCGCCCGCGCCCTGACGAAACCTTAAGACGGTGGGCCGGGCCTCAGAAATGAATGTGTGGTCTGGCCCATTCTCCGGATATGAGCGACAACAAGAACGCCGGACAAAGCAGTGACAGCCAGGGCAACGGTGCGCCGCAGATGAGCCGTGACGAAGCCGTGAAGACGGTCGCTGGGCTGGTCAAGGGCATCAAATTCGCCATGCTGGTGTCGGTCAACGACGCGGGCCACATCCACTCGCGCCCCATGACCACCCAGGAAACCGAGTTCGACGGCGATATCTGGTTTATCGGCGCCAAGGACAGCGAGGTCGTTCACGATGTCCGCAGCCGCCCCCAGGTCAACGTGAGCTACGCCGACACCGGCAGCAACAACTACGTGAGCGTGCACGGCACCGCCGAACTGATCGAAGATCGCGCCAAACTCGACGAACTGTGGAGCGACATGTACAACATGTACTTCGAGGGCGGCAAGGAAGACCCGAATGTCCAGCTCATCAAGATCAACGCCGAGGGCGCCGAATACTGGGAGAGCGGCGGCAAGGTGCGGACCCTCTTCGCCTTCGCCAAGAACCTGATTCCTGGCCAGCGCGCCGACGCGAGCGAGCTGGGCAAGAACGACACGGTTAATCTCTAACCTGACCGCAACGAAAAAGTAAGAAGGAGCTGAAGCACGGGCCTCAGCTCCTTTTTTTGACCTGCCGCCTTTACTGGACCGTCCCCTGCGCCGCCGGATAACTGCCGATGATTTTGGCGTAGCTCGCCTTGACCAGAATCCCAGCGAGGGCCTGCGCCACCTGCGGATCGCTCGCTTTGCCCTCGATGTCCACGTACATCAGGTAGCTCCAGGCACGGTCGCGGCGGGGGCGGCTCTCGATGCGCGAGAGGTTCAGGCCGCGCAGTTCGCCCAGGGTTTCCAGCAGAAAACCGGGGGTGTGGCGCACCGCGAAAATCAGGCTGGTCTTGTGCGGCGCGTCGCTCGGCTCCGGGGCGTGGCGCGAGAGCACCATGAAGCGGGTGAAGTTGAACGGCTCGTCCTCCACCCCGGTTTGCAGGATGTTCAGGCCATACAGCTCGGCGGCGCGGCGGCTGGCGATGGCGGCTTCGTCGCGGGCACCACGCTCGGCGAGGTCTTTGGCGCTGCCTGCCGTGTCGTGTTTGGCGAGTGGTTGCCAGCCGTGCTCGCGGATGAGGTGGGTGCACTGGTCGAGGGCCGGTTGCTGGCTCCCCACCTTGCGAATGTCGGCCATTTCCACCCCCGGCAGCGCCATCAGGCAGTGGCTCACGCGCACCACGACTTCGCCGGTGACGTGCAACTCGGTTTCGGTGAGCAGGTCGATGGACTGGTGAATGGCGCCCATCAGGCTGTTTTCCACCGGCAGCACGCCGTAGTCGGCTTCGCCGTTTTCCACAGCGCGGGCGACCTCGTGAAAGGTGGGGTAGCCGAGGGTCTCGCGCACCTGCGGCAGGGCGTTGAGCGCCGCGATTTCGCCGTAGCTGCCGGGGTTGCCCTGAAAGGCCACCGCGTAGCCCGCCGCCTCTTCCTGCTGCCACTGTTCCCGCTGTTCCTGCCCGCCTGCGTCCGTCATCCGGCGAGGCTAGCGCGGGGGCGGCGCGGGCCGGGGGAGAGGTCTATTCGTGGAGGGCGGAGTCTCGCTCGCCTTCTGGGCTGACCGGGTCACTGCCGCCCGGAGCGCGGGCCGACCCTCCAGCCTAACACCCGGCCACCCGGACGGCAACTTTTCGCCGTCCTCGCGCGAGTTTTTTGGTTTTTCATGGACGGCTCCTCTATGCTGGACGCATGGTCAGACTGGAAGAAACGTCCCTGCCCGGCGTGGGGATGCGTTACGACTTCGATGGGCGCTTCGGCAAGCGCGTGGGCGTGATCGTTCACCGTGACGGGCGGCGCGAGATGTTCGTGTCGCGCGACGACCCCGACGCCTGCGGCCAGAGCATCACGCTCGACGAGGGCGAGGCCGAAGTGGTGGCCGACCTGCTCGGCGGCAGCACCGTGACGCGGCGGATGGGACAGACGATGCAGGACATCGAGGGGCTGGCTATGGACTGGTTGCCGCTGGAGCGGGGCAGCCCCTTTGCTGGGCGCGCGCTGGGCGACTCGCAGATGCGCACCCGCACCGGCACCAGCGTGGTCGCCGTGATTCGTAATGAGCAGGCCATTCCCGCGCCCGGCCCGGACTACGTGCTCGAAGCGGGCGACACGGTGGTCGTGGTCGGCACCGCAAATGGGGTGCGCCGCGCCGCCCGGCTCCTGAGTAGCGGGGCCGACTCTTGAGCCCTCCCACGGGAGGCGACTGAGTCATGCTCGGACGCCTCTTTCTCGAACTCGGTACTGTCATCCTCGCCCTCGCGCTGGTAGGCCGCGCCGCCGGGCGACTGGGGATCACGCCCATTCCGCTCTACCTGATGGCGGGCATCGGCCTGGGCACGTTCATGCACCTGGACGACACCGCCGAGAAATTCATTCACACCGGAGCCGAAATCGGCGCCATTTTGCTGCTGTTTATCCTGGGGCTGGAATACACCAGCGACGAACTGCGGACCAACCTCAAGGCCAACCGGCAAATCGGCTTGATCGACCTCGCGCTCAACTTCACGCCGGGCGTGGTGGCCGGGGCCCTGCTGGGGTTGCCGCCGCTCGCCTGGGTGCTGCTCGGGGGCATCACGTTCCTGACCTCCAGTGGCATCGCCTCCAAAATCCTGTCGGACCTCGGGCGCCTCGGCAACCGTGAGACGCCGATCATCCTCGCCGTGTGCGTCATCGAAGATGTGGTGATGGCCTTTTACCTGCCGGTGGTGGCCGCCCTCCTCATCGGCGGGTCGCTGCTCTCGGTGGGCGTCAACCTCGCGCTGGCGCTCACCGCCTTCGGGGTCACGTTTTTCCTCGCCATGCGCTACGGACATGTGCTGAGCCGCGTGCTCAACGTGCCGAGCGACGAAACCCTGCTCCTCGGTGTGCTGGGGCTGGTGCTGGTGGTGGCAGGCGCCGCCGATCTGCTCAAGGTGAGCGCGGCCATCGGCGCCTTTCTCGTCGGCATCGCGCTCTCGGGCGAGGTCGCGCATCGGGCGCGGCAGCAGATCGAGCCGCTGCGCGACCTTTTCGCCGCCGTGTTTTTCCTGTTTTTCGGCCTGCAACTCGACCTCGCCGAGGTGCCGGAGGTGTTGCTGCCCGCCGCCCTGCTCGCCGTGGTCACGTCCATCACCAAGTTCCTGGTCGGCTGGTACGGCGCCCGCCGCGCCGGGGTGCAGAGCCGGGGCCGCTACCGCGCCGGCACTACCCTGATCGCCCGTGGCGAATTCAGCATCCTGATCGCCGGCCTGGGCCTCGGCCTTGCCCCGGTGCTCGGCCCGCTTGCCGCCGTCTACGTGCTGCTTACCGCGATCATCGGCCCGGTGCTGGCCCGGTTCGACGCGGCTCTGGCGCCGAAAGTGGCGCGGGTGCTGGGGGGGTAGGAAAAAGGGAGAGGGTTGGAAGTGGAGCGGCGAGGGGTGGCCGCTCCGCTTTTTTTGTGAAGGGCTGTTACGCCTATTGGCTGAGATGTTCGGTGGGGTGAGATGTTCTTGAGTCTGGTCTGGACGCCCCCTCACCCCTTGCCTTCGGCAAGGCCCTCTCTGCTCCGCAGCTCTCCGAGTCCCGCAAGGGGCGAGGGTCAAGAGATGCTTCAGCTCTGGCTTTTTTCGCTGCCCCATAAAAAACTGTGAAACGCAGAACGCCAGGGCCGTCGGGCGCGTCAGCGCACGGGCCTCGCGTCTGTAGAATTCACCAGCATCCAGGCCAGCCCACGCACTTGTAAAACGCTGACTGGCACATAAAATCACCGCCAGGTGCACAGCGCCAGCGTCAACCCCCCTTGCCCCTCTGCTTCGCAGCTCTTCGAGTCTGGGGTAAGGGGCTGGGGGATGGGGCAAAAAGCTAAAGCCCAAGCCCCAACAACCCACCCCCGCCCCCACACGCTATCCTCCCAAGTCGCCCCCGCCCTCCCCAGGCGGCCCCGGCACGCGGCCCCGGAATCCCTCCGTCAGGCCCGAGGAGAAGTCATGAAGGCACACCTCATCACCTACGGCTGCCAGATGAACGAGTACGACACCCATCTGGTGCAGTCCCAGCTCGTTTCCTTCGGCGCCGACATCGTGGAGTCGCCCGACGAAGCCGATTTCGTACTCGTCAACACCTGTGCGGTGCGCGGCAAGCCGGTGGACAAGGTCCGCTCGCTGCTCGGCGACCTGCGCAAGCAAAAGGCCCAGCGTTCCCTCGTGGTGGGCATGATGGGCTGCCTCGCGCAGCTCGAAGAGGGCCAGCAGATCGCCCGTAAGTTCGAGGTGGACGTACTGCTCGGCCCCGGCAGCCTGCTCGACATCGGCGCGGCGCTCGAAAGCAACGAACGCTTCTGGGGGCTGCAATTCAAGGACGAGCTGCACGACCACATCCCGCCGCCGCCCAGCGGCAAGTTGCAGGCGCACCTCACCATCATGCGCGGCTGCGACCACCACTGCACCTACTGCATTGTGCCGACCACGCGCGGGCCGCAGGTCAGCCGTCACCCCGACGACATCCTGCGCGAACTCGACATGCAGCTCGCGGCGGGCGTGCGCGAAGTCACCCTGCTCGGTCAGAACGTCAACGCCTACGGGGTGGACCAGGGCGCCAAGCTGAAGGGCTACCCGAGCTTCGCCGACCTGCTGCGCATGGTGGGCGCCAGCGGCATCGAGCGCGTCAAGTTCACCACCAGCCATCCCATGAACTTCACCGAGGACGTGGCGGCGGCCATCGGTGAGACGCCCGCTATCTGCGAATTCGTGCACCTGCCGGTGCAGAGCGGCTCGGACCGGGTGCTGCGCCGCATGGCCCGCGAGTACAACCGCGAGAAGTACCTGACCCACATCGCGCAGATCAAAAAGCACATCCCCGACGTGGTGCTCGCCACCGACATCATCGTGGGCTTTCCCGGCGAAACCGAGGAAGACTTTCAGGACACCCTGTCGCTCTACGACGAGGTCGGCTACGACTCGGCCTACATGTTCATCTACTCGCCGCGCCCTGGCACGCCGAGCTACAAGCACTTTCAGGACCTGCCCCGCGAACTCAAGACCGAGCGGCTCCAGCGCTTGATTGCCAGGCAGAAAGACTGGTCGGCGCGCAAGAACGCGCAGAAGGTCGGCACCGTCCAGCAGGTGCTGCTGCGCGGCGACGCCCACGACGCGGGCTTTCTGGAAGGCCACACGCGCGGCAACCACCCCACCGTGGTTCCCAAAGCCATCGGCGCGGACGGCGCGGGCGTCTATCAGGTCCGCATCGACCACGCCACGCCGCACATGATGTACGGCCACATCCTCGGCCCCGATGGGCAGCCTCTGCCCGAGCAGCCGCGCTTTAACCCCGAAGCGGCGGCGGTGGGTGGGGCACTCCCAATGCTGTAAAGGAACAAAAAAGGGCGCAGAGGCCGAAGCTTCTGCGCCCTTTTCTTGTAATTCTTACTCTCCCTTAAACTCCGCCGGGCGCTTTTCTAGGAACGCTTTAGTGCCTTCCTTGAAGTCGCTGGTGGCAAAGGCCAGCCCGAAGAGGTCGGCCTCGATTTCCATCCCCGCTTCGAGGTCGGTGGCGAGGCCCCGCCTGACTGCTTCCTTGACGAGCGAGATGGCGAGCGGCCCATTTTTCACGATCTGCTCGGCCACTTCGCGGGCCTTTTGCAGTGGGTCGTCGGCCACGTAGTTGACCAGGCCCATGCTCAGGGCTTCCTCGGCGCCGATCTGCCGGGCGGTCAGCATCAGGTCCAGGGCGCGGCCCGCCCCGATCAGGCGGGGGAGGCGCTGGGTGCCCGCAAAGCCGGGCAGCAGCCCCAGCGTCACTTCGGGCAGCCCCATGCGGGCGCGCGGCGAAGCGATGCGGATATCGCAGCACAGCGCGAGTTCCAACCCGCCGCCGAGTGCGTAGCCGCCTATGGCCGCAATCACCGGAATCGGCAGGTTGCTGAGCTGCGTCATCGCGTCCTGGCCCAGCAGCGACATGTCGCGCCCAGCGAACGGCCCTTCCAGCCCCGCCAGTTCGCTGATATCGGCCCCCGCCACGAACGCCTTGTCGCCCGCGCCGGTCACGATCAGGGCGCCCACCTCGGGGTCGTTGGCGATCAGGTCGGCGGCCATTGCCAGCTCGCTGAGGGTGGTCCCGTTTAGGGCGTTGAGCGCCTTGGGACGGTTCACGGTCAGCACCGCGATGGGGCCATGCTGGTCAATGGTGATGTTCTCGAATTCCATCTCGTCGAGGCGCAGGTCGTCGTCGCTGTAAGTCATACCTGCATGGTGACATGACTTGGCGGCGGAGGGGAGAGGCTGAGGAAAAAACAGAGAATCAAGAGATGGGCTGTCCTGAAAAACGCCACCCACAGAGGCTTGTGGATGACGGCTTGCAGGACTGGTTCTGACTGCGGCAGCTTCAGCGCGGCCTCTACCGGGCGACTCACCCCAGCGGGTGCCGGTTCATGTCCTTGTAGAGCAGGTATTTGCTCCAGTTGCGGCCCAGCGCGCCGTACCACTGCGGGCAGTGGGCGCCCATCCAGATGATGTCGCCCGCCGTGACCGGGTAGTAATTTTCTTCCAGCTTGTAGAGCCCCTCGCCTTCCAGCATCAGCAGGCCGTGTTCCATGTAGTGGACTTCGGCGTAGGGCAGCGACGCCCCCGGCGCGAAACTCATGGTGCTGACCATGAAATCGAAGGCCGGCTCGTCGGGCAGCAGCTTGCGGGCAATCAGGTGGTCGTCGCCCTCGAAAGGGTAGCCGGGGTTTTCGCGCTCGTTGCCCCAGTAGACGCCGGGGGCTTGAACGCCCTCGACTGTCTGGTACGGCTTCTCGAAGACGGACACGCGGGCGTCGGTTTTCGCCGTCAGCATGTGCTTCTCGCCGGCGGGCAGGTAGACGTAGTCATACTCGCGCAGGGTGCGGGTTTCGCCGCCGACCGCGACGTCCACTTCACCCGAGAGCACGAAGGCGAAGCGCTGATACACCGACTCGGTGGCCTGCGCGCCAGCGGGCATTTCCGCCGTGAACTGCACGAAGCGCGCCCCCAGGCCCACCACCGGGGCGATGTGCAGCACGATGGCGCTGCCCGGCCACTCGGCGAGCGCGGTGCGGACGAAAGTTTCAGGGGTGATGACCGCGTGCGAGCCGTGCAGGGCGCTGCGGGTTTGACCGAGGTGTTTCATGGGGACTCCTGGGGAAAGAAGCGATTTAGAGCATTTGACAGAATGATCTGGTCTGTCTTTGCCCCTCTACCCTCGTGGGACTCGTAGAGCTGCGAAGCAGAGAGGGCCTTGCGAAGCAAGGGGTGAGGGGGTCATTTTTCTGTCCAATGCTTTAGAGGGACCGGGGCCGCAGCAGACGCCCACGCGGGGTGCCCGTGAACTCGCCGTTCTGGTAGACCGGCTGGCCGCGCAGGTAGGTGGCGTGCACCCGGCCCTGGAAGCTCTGGCCCCGGTAGGGGTTTTGCTGCCAGCGGTCGTAGAGGGTGTCGAGGGTGAATTTCTCGCCCAGAGCAACCAGCGCGAAATCGGCGTCGGCCCCGACCGCCAACCGGCCTTTTTGCGGCAGGCCGAAGCGCTGCGCCGGATTCAGCGCCAGCAACGCGGCAATGATTTCAAGCGGCAGCCCGCGCTGGGCGTAGCCGTCTTCCAGCATCACGTTCAGGGTGCTCTGGGCGCCGCTGATGCCGCCCCAGAGAGAGAAAAAGTCCTCGCTGGTCTTCATGTCGGGCGGCGCGGGCGAGTGGTCACTGCCCACAGTGTCGATGTGCCCGGCGAGCAACTCGCGCCACAGCTCCTCCTGCACCGCCGGGTCACGCAGTGGGGGCGCACATTTGAGCGCCGCGCCGACGCGCTCCACGTCCTCGCCGGTGAAGTGGAGGTAGTGCGGGCAGGTTTCGATGGTTACGTCGATGCCCTTTTGCTTGCCTTCGTAGGCGAGCGCCACCGCCGCCCCACTGCTCACGTGAACGAGGTGGAGCGCCGCGCCAGTGTCCTGCGCGAACAGCAGCGCCCGCTGCACCGCTTCGAGTTCGGTGACGACCGGGCGGCTCTCCAGGTAGTCGCGCACGCCGCTTTTGCCCTGGGCGCGGGCGGTTTCGGTCAGGCGGCGGGTAAATTCGTTGCTCTCGGCGTGGGTGGCGACGACGAGGCCGTGGCGCTTGGCGGTTCGCATCCCCTCGTACAGCGTCAGGTCGTCCGCCGCCGGAAACTCGTCGAGGCCGCTGTGCGACATGAACGCCTTGAGGCCGATGACGCCGCATTCGGCGAGGTCGTCGAGCTGGTCGAGATTCAGCGGCGTCAGCCCGCCCCACAGCCCGAAGTCGATGAGCGATTTTTCCTCACCCAGCCGCGCCTTGTCCTCAAAGCGCTCGCGGGTCAGGACCGGCGGCGAGGAATTGAGCGGCATGTCGAGAAAGCTGGTCGCCCCGCCTGCCGCGAGCGCCTGCGTGCCGGTCTCGAAGCCTTCCCAGTGGGTGCGGCCCGGCTCGTTGAGGTGCACGTGGTCGTCGAGGACGCCGGGAAAGACGTGCAGGCCGCTCACGTCGAGGGTCTGGGCGGCGGGGGTGGCAATCTCGTCGGTGAGTTCGGCAATCTGCCCGCCCACAATGCCGAGGTCGGCGCGGCGTTCACCTTCCGGGGTCACGAGGACCGCGCCACGCAGGAGCAGGTCAAGGCTCATGCCTGCACCTGCTGTTCGGCCTGGGCCGCGAGCAGTTCCAGAAACCGGGTGCCGACCCGCAGCCCGGCGGCCACGTCCCCCGGCTCGGCCATCTCGTCGGGGTGGTGGCTCAGCGCGTTGGGCGAGCGCAGAAACAGCATGGCAGCGGGCATCTTCTGCGCCATGATCTGCGCGTCGTGGCCGGCGCCGCTGACGAGTTCGGGGTGCGTGAGGCCCTGTTCCTCGGCGGCCTGGTGCAGCAGCGCGCGCAGAGACGGCGCCATCGGCACAGCGGCTTCGGCCATGCGCGGCGTGACCGAGCAGGCGACCTGCCGGGCGGCGGCTTCCCGCTCGGCGAGCGCGAGCAGTTCCTGAAGCGACTGCGCCCGCACCGCGTCGTCGGCGTGGCGAATGTCGAGCGAGCAGCTCACCTCGCCGGCAATCACGTTGCCCGCGCCGGGTTTGGCCTCGATCATGCCCACGGTGGCGACCAGTCCCGGCGTGCGGTTGGCGAGGTCCTCGGCGCCCACGATGAAGCGGGCGGCGGCGGCCAGGGCGTCGCGGCGCAGGTGCATCGGTGTAGTGCCCGCGTGCGAGGCGCGGCCCGTGAAGTGCAGCGTGAGGCGGCTCTGGCCCACGATGGCGCTCACCACGCCCACCGCTGCGCCCTGGTCTTGAAGGACCGGCCCCTGCTCGATGTGGATTTCGAGGTAGCCCAGCGGGCGGTCTTCCGCCCCGGCGCCCGGAAGCTCGTCGGGGTTCAGGCCGTAGCCGACGATGGCGTCGCGCACCGTCTGGTTTTCCCGGTCACTCACCGTCAGCAGCTCGTCCGCCGTGCCCACCAGCGCCCGGCTGCCGATAAACGACACGCCGTAGCGCACGCCTTCTTCCTCGGAAAAGCCCAGCACTTCGAGGTGAAAGGGCAACTCGCGTTCACGCAGCGCTTCCACCAGCGCGTACCCGAACACCACGCCGATGATGCCGTCGTAGCGCCCGGCGTTGGGCACGGTGTCGAGGTGCGAGCCGATATACAGCGTCCGTGCACCCGGCGCCCGGCTCTCCAGCCGCGAGCGCAGGTTGCCCACGGCGTCCACGCGGGTGGTCATGCCCAGGCGGTCGGCCCAGGCGCGCAGCTCCTCGTGGACCTGCCGGGTCGTGGGGCACAGGTAGGTGCGGGTGATTTCGCCGGGCACTTCGGTGTGGCAGGCGAGGGCGTCGCAGGTGTCGAGCACCTGCCGGGTCAGTTGGGCGGCTTGCGTTTCGTTCATTCTGGCTTCTCCGAATCTGAGGACAGGTGCAGGCGTTGGGCTTCCAGAGGAAAATACGCCGCGCACGCCGGCGCCTCCACCAGATGGTCGAGCAGGCGGCTGGCGGGTTCGTCGTCGCCCAGCACGGCGCGGCGTTCCTGACGGTAGCGCTCCGGGGTGAGCCGCTCGCCGTCTTCGAGCGCCGCCCGCACCCGCACCCACTGCCACAACTGAGCGCGGGCAAGCTCAGCAGTGGCGGTGTCCTCGATGCGGCCCGCGCGCACCAGCACGCCCTCGCCCCGGTACCACGCGGCGAACACGCCGAGCGCGATTTCGAGCGCCTCGCGCACGTCGGCAAGCCGCAGCGGGCCGGGGTCGGGCAGGTCGGTGAGGCGGTGGTAAAGGTCCGCTGGCGTGTCCTTGTTCTCGCTCTGCGCCGGGGCGTCGAAGCCGCGCCGCACCGGTTCGAGCAGTTCGGGGAGCCCGGCCCACGCCGCCGTGAAGCCCTGCGCCGCCTCGCGCTGCTTATCGGCCAGCACGGCGCCCAGCGCAGGCTGCGAGTTCTGTGGGTCGGGCGCGAAGGACGCAGTGCCGCCAATCGCCTCGGCGCCGTGAGCCCGGCAGACCCGCACCAGCGTCTCGGCGTAGGCGCGCATGGCGTCCACGTCCATCGTGAGCTGCGAGCGCGGCGGCATGGGCGTGTCCCGCCGCGTGCCCAGGTGCTTGGTTAGGCTGAACACGTAGTCCCAGCGCCCGGCGTTTAGGCCGTAGGTGCGCGGCGCGAGCGGCTCAAACACCGCTTCGATATTCAGCAGCCCGCTGAACGTCTCGATTTGCAGGCAGGTCTTGACCGTGTTGGGGGCGAGACTCAGATGTTCCTCGGCGAGCAGCAGCGCGTCGTGCCAGAACTGCGCCTCGGCGGGCGTTTCCAGCTTGGGCACGTAGATGTGAATGGGCCGTTCGGGCCGCGCCGCGAGCACTGCGCTCAGGTCGCACAGCGCGGCGATAGCCGGTCCATCAAAGTCCAGGTGCGGCTCCAGCGCGTACAGGGCGCGGGTGCGGGCGAGCAGGGGCCGGTCCGACTCGGCCACCCAGGCGAGCGCGTCGGAGGCG from Deinococcus radiodurans R1 = ATCC 13939 = DSM 20539 includes these protein-coding regions:
- a CDS encoding allantoate amidohydrolase; amino-acid sequence: MNETQAAQLTRQVLDTCDALACHTEVPGEITRTYLCPTTRQVHEELRAWADRLGMTTRVDAVGNLRSRLESRAPGARTLYIGSHLDTVPNAGRYDGIIGVVFGYALVEALRERELPFHLEVLGFSEEEGVRYGVSFIGSRALVGTADELLTVSDRENQTVRDAIVGYGLNPDELPGAGAEDRPLGYLEIHIEQGPVLQDQGAAVGVVSAIVGQSRLTLHFTGRASHAGTTPMHLRRDALAAAARFIVGAEDLANRTPGLVATVGMIEAKPGAGNVIAGEVSCSLDIRHADDAVRAQSLQELLALAEREAAARQVACSVTPRMAEAAVPMAPSLRALLHQAAEEQGLTHPELVSGAGHDAQIMAQKMPAAMLFLRSPNALSHHPDEMAEPGDVAAGLRVGTRFLELLAAQAEQQVQA
- a CDS encoding malate synthase, which translates into the protein MNPPPLSLSPAALALARQLHTRLRDRWAGLPGEPPARANSVLTAARAAAIPDDLRGRRAELIVEASDLDMLRRAVDSDADAVVVDFDDTFSPTRDNVQAASDALAWVAESDRPLLARTRALYALEPHLDFDGPAIAALCDLSAVLAARPERPIHIYVPKLETPAEAQFWHDALLLAEEHLSLAPNTVKTCLQIETFSGLLNIEAVFEPLAPRTYGLNAGRWDYVFSLTKHLGTRRDTPMPPRSQLTMDVDAMRAYAETLVRVCRAHGAEAIGGTASFAPDPQNSQPALGAVLADKQREAAQGFTAAWAGLPELLEPVRRGFDAPAQSENKDTPADLYHRLTDLPDPGPLRLADVREALEIALGVFAAWYRGEGVLVRAGRIEDTATAELARAQLWQWVRVRAALEDGERLTPERYRQERRAVLGDDEPASRLLDHLVEAPACAAYFPLEAQRLHLSSDSEKPE